A genomic region of Candidatus Ancaeobacter aquaticus contains the following coding sequences:
- a CDS encoding HEAT repeat domain-containing protein translates to MKTKSTFKVSGGIPPVIRIISLVIACVFTITSTTYGVPRNLWDLRTTGKSATAQKTGPLTYVDPAMFVVPENFGSVTERFKSAGTKNSKKLIIQIQDSHCNYEAQKNIWSMIDIFSKDKNIAGCMNMIAIEGAEGIVDATPIRKYPDPEIRRQGTDYLMRTGWLTGAECYEINAKDNPIPLFGVEQRALYNENLDFFKDVKEASKKSKTFFKKLSNAIEVLKLKVFSGALAQIIKKRDQWDENVIKFTDFCKYLASEAVKVGIGKKGAKQFSDKRDYPNLTAVIESIELEKRIDSKKINIQRKAMIAALQKKMVKEELSELVKQSLFLRIGRITSGMFYNYLKQIAVAKKIDMAKYPDLKGYIELVELHTTVNAGKLFDEVDNLDRAIKQKLYKNKDEKELDLVIDQVKMLQNLLDLRMTRRDLTYYENNKKDITSGKLIQKVARLSDRHNLRDALTGSLGWLEKNKKLNVAASQGFYNAALKRDDMLVENTLREMEKRKSKVVAMITGGFHTQGMKEQFKAKGYSYVVVTPRLTQACDDKIYLSRMMNKLSEFDKLFTQTGKRLAPWVALQAELGLVEKEFKTLASTLELLNDQEVKVGATNIIKVAGGIMKLEKTADGVSYEKISNKKVTATGTITVATTADGNVSFTPVVTSEEKEVAMKSDETKAEEKPTEDEGETQETKKQEIKTQKTKKQESEKQKTKKTRKPIKIVRNTLKGRISALEKEYKSALYSNILITPSKGELEDQIKGHDEALAEIAELLKILAKEIGEFLPSLENREKQIRSVELQTKENREKQIRLVKLQTKINFTKKIDKRKLKETQTAERIADLESSFKLPVPSEPVISTRENIEKYIEDINNKIAEIDELMKLYKDGKGIGAGRIAPDKLENKRQTLVAQKDTALQAKTYLRKEKVKIAFRVEAKRQRWGGFLTPKTMDVLAGDYIKRKMVDLDIKDLKEMLEDMEYVANGGEMTNEEKINALSAKIAAAKQRIALLQVPSISVVSEELESIKKAEEPAKTVAVAVSSDEYSEFDLGLMAELGIKKDNLTPEIIAEADKLLKVDKRLSGKNLDAMEIYKNDPMIRGALLQLLAHMNRESGKYNDNKVLYHNLRHFKGVLQTYMRIAKAKGNEGIFVNGERSLKVGLVSALFHDTGYYDKERVDERTGISGRVVLHEQASRNYAKEFMTKLSKISGVEEFKPAEIEAVLTMIDRTKMVMNNPYANATAMTDLVEQDDKAYEEAEAIYDRLKAKSDREEGLSNETDINDFNKAKADMDAIMGGRLLAYADVYGDADDYLETISGLQKEFKEGLDPAWKPTMLEQVAATVTGEGEKGAPGFQNEIVEVWRFGPLKESKYAGKFRLPSDLKEDRDNNIKRNREFRRAFNVFRGISTGNRDVARTIIENYVNTIEKNNTYAGNTNMVVEQLKKEINSFDQENNERVAWRTKLADVGVDVNSTRYQRLKDKRHGMFEPSVKEAAMEMAAQTVSSDGNVIYVDFRNEAPGGIEELIKEISQEDIIDLIVNAEISDIEELLKGGKFKEALKVTQAVTKWLADKGEFEKCQKFLYAIMEKNIYEDSAKSFKDAVVLDRIAVLVIINSKKNLLKIEYLEAFVNRLILQAGTADIEYLYELVSNNINKEDKDILQNAMGKRIKQLGDTAIEGNKEDLALLVNPKGLGKNKEISDLAEKELEMVNSIEEILTGVTSIAKQQAIKKVAKDERAIPNLIKALNTEDDDVWRAAVDASISMGEPAIGELIKALESKNHMVRLGAAQILQDIGDKDALAELEEIIKQEINKNVKSSMEFAIRDLKKKLLVAEVIPAKKEKAPQAMALRAELALADLKGSSGLDELIDKVEALAKGADESEALEAVSILSEYAREGDYRNYAARVLAMIVLNKRSNTASEKVKSDAYNALKEAVANGNEKAKKFILSLKIMELTDIALDESKTLEDRKNAIKNIGLSENGISAINELFLIASSDAAGDLIKREAVKILIELSDSSNVGVSQYAEDRFSKIAEAEQKEAQAEVPGTGEAIKEAAKMDEMVKLLKSKEGIESILDEDVIAVLKYDKQSDDLSPEQQDKLARYKELKGPIKKGNDRVKDEFINGNKKDDGTKETVVLDVSKETHDSYYRGEVDKFIEGAEGAFLPVNLNDELSLTKDEDGAKHKAKLGSEKVGGVKGMEKLRKEQIEVMEANVSGYKAVLGNDRYNRLLNRLKEMNSAELKNMKINTLVQPWFELMAQADRIQGEEYTYTAQARKDFLFGLQADSVAAILGVLDAKTLENLKVLLAKNDSNGARALLVDILRKVNASWRINNPWTDNPSLLLDPFDVAEAGGIGVGEIMKDVVVLNAILRTLNKNDVNLPAGVKEGIDAAFSAGLDEVLTNMEDTSLLAAAISPEKAAQEAKKLALANAEKERSAKEVREKLAGTRTTPLLDVYEMTETIKQAVKDENAADLLDILVNRRGELHGEQERLVKIALIGLCVNNETIYTKIQTAKAVAFSEKNRDLTKALNNIMTESLKIQKEKLFTGKQTAGEIREKIAAKQSAALTNSMKMKETIKQAVKDEKADALLDILVNRRGELQGEQEGAVKDALIGLCAADEKASRLVSSEKRKAQRASKKSLVALLDEIIDTSEDPMYGMTQINKEDQESLAKRKASTAKILSFAKKTADKKVIAQKGSSFTSLKSLLLGSDDPRQKLQAFNELKRRSQSNESVDNAPKAISVLQDAVLGAANINKNKLITRELRSDIIDVLFSVATNSEVRKNIEDDIRTKAHNAIKEIMNKTRSAADKAEKKIFNRTDADLDVIAINSKAKIAFSKMDSVRDELDLAAKKKLGAGKSFKDIARDLDRRDEIAPGSKVKRASIKAQVIKLVRNSIEKNIEGDKLTFTIKIDGKEVALSIKSGEISETDFAQPIVKRNAEGNITHVDITISDKDKAKLMSDLESKKPEEFKSALDILADLVSHEIVEDNIKVFLVSNYSGENDEWHNGVAHALMARIEGGINDLNIYMMDEFMDFSDLEKIVYEHEVDPTHEVFFRSSLTRINKFENENAAKEFVRNKGKYIKDIYANKDIDSKKKMELLKNVEKITNYAKLLILSKTLSKVASSSENIRIINGVFQGELKRAIKKGELSRVNQLVVGMGRNFTTEGTQKTVFSIIDMIIDNPKRIDQLVYDEFHGLKIAKAKAKAKAEKPLIELLEDFDIDYNKLSVSDKESVKKVSIILANALDNKIPQNLNTDLFIGVNKNVAKALMNIIKKKSMDQGVDFVIGHSDGYEFKNNKVAGLVKMWVLGLKTQNLKNVTIVKADVKNVPNRVADVWVEKGWAKKVNNKYVITKNMGLMIGTQSAIGFSEIIDNESLGQLSSFLVSNADGELKRENIELIAEIGLPEIAEMLKTGDLEILDVLDVGVGTLDDIEKSANTLIHA, encoded by the coding sequence ATGAAAACAAAATCTACCTTTAAAGTAAGCGGTGGTATCCCGCCTGTTATTAGGATTATCAGCCTTGTGATTGCATGTGTTTTCACTATTACATCAACCACATATGGTGTCCCGCGCAATCTGTGGGATCTGAGGACAACTGGAAAGTCCGCGACAGCGCAAAAAACCGGTCCGCTAACATACGTTGACCCCGCAATGTTTGTTGTCCCGGAAAATTTCGGGTCAGTGACTGAGCGGTTTAAGTCTGCCGGCACAAAAAACTCCAAAAAGCTCATTATACAGATACAGGACTCGCATTGTAATTATGAGGCGCAGAAAAATATCTGGAGCATGATAGATATTTTCAGCAAGGATAAAAACATTGCTGGTTGTATGAACATGATTGCGATTGAGGGTGCTGAAGGGATTGTTGATGCTACGCCGATACGGAAATATCCTGATCCCGAAATCCGTCGTCAGGGCACGGATTACCTTATGCGTACAGGGTGGCTTACCGGTGCGGAATGTTATGAAATTAATGCTAAGGATAATCCGATACCGCTTTTTGGTGTTGAACAACGAGCGCTTTATAATGAGAACCTTGACTTTTTTAAAGATGTAAAGGAAGCATCAAAGAAAAGTAAGACATTTTTTAAAAAACTGTCAAACGCGATAGAGGTATTAAAACTCAAAGTGTTTTCAGGGGCTTTAGCCCAGATAATCAAAAAGAGAGACCAGTGGGATGAAAACGTAATTAAATTTACGGATTTTTGCAAGTATCTAGCTAGTGAAGCCGTAAAAGTAGGTATCGGCAAAAAAGGCGCAAAACAGTTTAGTGACAAGAGAGACTATCCGAACCTTACCGCGGTTATTGAGTCAATAGAACTTGAGAAAAGAATAGACTCAAAGAAGATAAATATTCAGCGCAAAGCCATGATCGCGGCACTACAGAAAAAAATGGTAAAAGAGGAACTTTCTGAGCTGGTAAAACAATCTCTTTTCCTGCGTATAGGAAGGATTACATCGGGCATGTTTTACAACTATTTGAAACAGATTGCAGTGGCAAAGAAGATCGATATGGCAAAGTATCCTGATCTGAAAGGGTATATAGAACTTGTTGAGCTTCACACCACAGTAAACGCAGGGAAACTTTTTGATGAAGTTGATAATCTTGATCGAGCGATAAAACAGAAACTATATAAAAACAAGGATGAAAAAGAACTTGATCTGGTTATAGACCAGGTAAAGATGCTTCAAAACCTCTTAGATCTCAGGATGACACGCCGCGATCTTACCTATTATGAGAACAACAAAAAAGATATCACATCCGGCAAATTGATACAAAAAGTTGCACGGCTGTCGGACAGGCATAATCTCAGGGACGCTTTGACAGGTTCTTTGGGATGGCTTGAAAAAAACAAAAAACTTAATGTTGCCGCATCACAAGGTTTTTATAATGCCGCACTCAAACGTGACGATATGCTGGTGGAAAATACGTTAAGAGAGATGGAGAAACGCAAGTCAAAGGTTGTTGCTATGATAACGGGCGGATTTCATACGCAGGGGATGAAAGAACAGTTTAAGGCTAAAGGGTATTCCTATGTTGTTGTGACACCGCGGTTGACACAGGCGTGTGATGACAAGATATATCTTTCAAGGATGATGAACAAGCTGAGTGAGTTTGATAAGCTTTTTACCCAAACAGGGAAAAGACTCGCGCCGTGGGTAGCTTTGCAAGCAGAGTTAGGGCTTGTCGAAAAAGAGTTCAAAACGCTTGCTAGTACATTAGAATTATTAAATGACCAAGAAGTAAAAGTAGGTGCTACAAATATTATTAAAGTTGCTGGCGGTATTATGAAATTAGAGAAAACGGCAGACGGAGTTAGTTATGAAAAAATAAGTAATAAAAAAGTAACGGCAACTGGCACAATTACTGTAGCAACGACAGCAGATGGAAATGTGAGTTTTACACCGGTTGTTACATCGGAAGAAAAAGAAGTAGCAATGAAGAGTGATGAGACTAAAGCTGAAGAAAAACCAACGGAAGATGAAGGGGAAACTCAAGAAACCAAAAAGCAAGAAATCAAAACTCAAAAAACCAAAAAGCAAGAATCCGAAAAGCAAAAAACCAAAAAGACTAGAAAACCGATAAAAATAGTCAGAAATACTTTAAAGGGAAGAATTAGTGCTCTTGAGAAGGAATATAAGAGTGCACTGTATTCTAATATATTAATAACACCATCAAAAGGCGAATTAGAGGACCAAATTAAAGGACATGACGAAGCGTTAGCAGAAATAGCCGAACTGTTAAAAATTCTTGCAAAAGAAATTGGGGAGTTCTTGCCTTCTCTAGAAAATCGTGAGAAGCAGATAAGGTCGGTAGAATTACAAACAAAAGAAAATCGTGAGAAGCAGATAAGGTTGGTAAAATTACAAACAAAAATAAATTTCACAAAAAAGATTGATAAAAGAAAATTAAAAGAAACTCAAACAGCTGAGAGAATAGCAGACCTTGAATCATCGTTTAAGTTGCCAGTTCCTAGTGAGCCAGTTATTAGTACTAGAGAAAATATAGAAAAATATATTGAAGATATAAATAATAAAATAGCCGAGATTGACGAATTGATGAAACTTTATAAGGATGGAAAAGGTATTGGTGCAGGTAGGATTGCCCCTGACAAATTAGAAAACAAAAGGCAAACATTAGTAGCCCAAAAGGACACCGCTTTGCAGGCCAAGACCTACCTAAGAAAAGAAAAGGTTAAAATTGCATTCCGAGTAGAGGCCAAGAGGCAAAGGTGGGGTGGGTTTCTAACGCCAAAAACAATGGATGTTTTAGCCGGTGATTATATAAAACGCAAGATGGTTGATTTAGATATAAAAGATTTAAAAGAAATGCTAGAGGATATGGAATATGTTGCTAATGGTGGTGAAATGACAAACGAAGAAAAGATTAATGCTCTGTCAGCAAAGATTGCCGCAGCTAAACAAAGAATTGCTTTGCTTCAAGTTCCATCAATAAGTGTTGTTTCAGAAGAATTGGAAAGTATCAAAAAAGCAGAAGAACCTGCAAAAACAGTTGCTGTTGCTGTTTCTTCGGACGAATACTCTGAATTTGATTTGGGTCTAATGGCGGAATTAGGGATAAAAAAGGATAATCTTACCCCAGAAATTATTGCTGAAGCTGATAAATTATTAAAGGTAGATAAACGTCTCAGCGGTAAGAATCTTGATGCAATGGAGATATATAAAAATGACCCAATGATACGTGGAGCGTTATTACAGCTTTTAGCTCATATGAATAGAGAGAGTGGCAAATATAATGATAATAAAGTTTTATATCATAATCTTAGGCATTTTAAAGGTGTTCTTCAAACTTATATGAGGATTGCCAAAGCAAAAGGAAACGAAGGAATATTTGTAAATGGTGAGAGGTCATTGAAAGTTGGCCTGGTATCGGCACTTTTTCATGATACCGGATATTATGATAAAGAAAGAGTGGATGAAAGAACAGGAATATCTGGTCGAGTTGTACTTCATGAGCAAGCGAGCAGAAATTATGCCAAAGAATTCATGACTAAACTAAGCAAAATTAGCGGTGTAGAGGAATTTAAACCGGCCGAGATTGAAGCAGTTTTGACAATGATAGATAGAACAAAAATGGTGATGAATAATCCTTATGCAAATGCTACAGCAATGACTGATTTGGTTGAACAGGATGATAAAGCTTATGAAGAGGCTGAAGCCATATATGATCGTCTAAAAGCAAAATCGGACAGAGAGGAAGGGTTAAGTAACGAAACGGATATAAACGATTTTAATAAAGCTAAGGCAGATATGGATGCAATAATGGGAGGCAGGCTTTTAGCATACGCGGATGTGTATGGTGATGCAGACGATTATCTGGAAACCATTTCAGGATTACAGAAGGAATTTAAGGAAGGTTTGGATCCGGCTTGGAAACCAACGATGTTAGAGCAAGTGGCTGCCACGGTAACAGGGGAAGGTGAAAAGGGAGCCCCAGGGTTCCAAAACGAAATCGTAGAAGTGTGGCGTTTTGGTCCTTTAAAAGAAAGTAAGTATGCAGGAAAATTTAGGTTACCTAGTGATCTCAAAGAAGACCGCGATAATAATATTAAAAGAAACAGAGAGTTTAGGAGAGCCTTTAATGTTTTTAGAGGGATAAGCACTGGTAATAGAGACGTGGCCCGTACAATAATTGAAAATTATGTGAATACTATTGAAAAGAATAATACTTATGCCGGTAACACCAATATGGTCGTAGAACAACTTAAAAAAGAAATTAATAGTTTTGACCAGGAAAACAATGAAAGAGTGGCATGGAGAACAAAACTTGCTGATGTAGGAGTAGATGTGAATTCAACAAGGTATCAAAGGTTAAAGGATAAGAGACATGGGATGTTTGAACCCTCCGTAAAAGAGGCCGCGATGGAAATGGCTGCCCAAACTGTTTCTTCTGACGGAAATGTAATATATGTAGATTTTAGAAATGAAGCGCCAGGTGGAATAGAAGAGCTTATAAAGGAAATTAGTCAGGAAGATATAATTGATTTAATTGTAAATGCGGAAATTAGTGATATTGAAGAATTGCTTAAAGGAGGCAAATTTAAAGAAGCGCTTAAAGTTACACAAGCAGTCACAAAATGGCTTGCAGATAAAGGTGAATTTGAAAAATGTCAAAAGTTTCTATATGCCATAATGGAAAAAAATATATATGAAGATAGTGCTAAATCATTTAAAGATGCAGTGGTTTTAGATCGTATTGCGGTGCTAGTTATTATTAACTCTAAAAAGAATTTGTTGAAAATAGAATATCTTGAGGCATTTGTTAATAGATTGATTTTGCAGGCAGGAACTGCTGATATAGAGTATCTATATGAATTAGTAAGTAATAATATTAATAAGGAAGATAAAGACATATTACAAAACGCTATGGGAAAAAGAATAAAACAATTGGGGGATACAGCAATAGAGGGAAACAAAGAAGACTTAGCATTGCTTGTGAATCCAAAAGGATTAGGAAAGAATAAAGAAATTAGTGATTTGGCAGAAAAAGAATTGGAGATGGTAAATTCCATAGAAGAGATTTTGACGGGAGTAACTTCTATTGCTAAGCAACAGGCAATAAAGAAAGTAGCAAAAGACGAAAGGGCTATTCCGAATCTTATTAAAGCATTGAATACTGAAGACGATGATGTTTGGCGCGCAGCAGTGGATGCCTCAATATCTATGGGTGAGCCTGCAATAGGTGAACTTATTAAGGCTTTGGAAAGTAAAAATCATATGGTTCGTCTAGGTGCAGCTCAAATATTACAAGATATTGGCGATAAGGATGCTCTTGCTGAGCTAGAAGAAATCATAAAGCAAGAAATAAATAAAAATGTAAAGAGTTCAATGGAGTTTGCAATTAGAGATTTGAAAAAGAAGCTTTTAGTCGCTGAAGTAATTCCCGCTAAAAAAGAAAAAGCTCCTCAAGCTATGGCACTGAGAGCTGAGTTGGCGTTGGCGGATCTTAAAGGTTCTTCTGGATTGGATGAGTTGATTGATAAAGTAGAAGCACTAGCAAAAGGAGCTGATGAATCAGAGGCGCTTGAGGCAGTAAGTATATTAAGTGAATATGCAAGAGAAGGAGATTATAGAAATTACGCGGCAAGAGTCTTAGCGATGATAGTTCTAAATAAAAGAAGTAATACTGCTTCAGAGAAGGTTAAATCAGATGCATATAATGCATTAAAGGAAGCAGTAGCAAATGGTAATGAAAAAGCAAAAAAATTTATTTTATCATTAAAAATAATGGAGTTAACAGATATAGCATTAGACGAGAGCAAAACTCTAGAAGATCGAAAAAATGCAATAAAAAATATTGGATTAAGCGAAAATGGGATTTCTGCAATTAATGAATTGTTTCTGATAGCAAGCAGTGATGCTGCAGGAGATTTAATTAAAAGAGAGGCAGTTAAGATCCTTATAGAATTATCAGACTCAAGTAATGTTGGCGTAAGTCAATACGCAGAAGATAGGTTTAGTAAAATTGCAGAAGCGGAACAGAAAGAAGCCCAAGCTGAAGTGCCGGGGACAGGAGAAGCTATAAAGGAAGCGGCTAAAATGGATGAAATGGTTAAGCTGTTAAAGAGCAAGGAAGGGATTGAGAGTATTTTGGATGAAGACGTGATAGCTGTACTAAAGTATGATAAGCAATCAGATGATCTTAGTCCTGAGCAACAGGATAAATTAGCTCGCTACAAGGAATTGAAAGGACCTATCAAAAAGGGAAACGATAGGGTAAAGGATGAGTTTATCAATGGCAATAAAAAAGACGATGGGACAAAGGAAACCGTTGTTCTGGATGTTTCCAAGGAGACGCACGATTCATATTATCGTGGAGAGGTAGATAAATTTATTGAGGGAGCGGAAGGGGCTTTTCTTCCTGTGAACCTTAACGATGAACTTTCTTTGACGAAAGATGAAGATGGTGCTAAGCACAAAGCCAAGTTGGGCTCCGAGAAAGTTGGTGGAGTTAAAGGGATGGAGAAGTTGAGAAAAGAGCAGATTGAAGTGATGGAGGCGAACGTCTCTGGATATAAGGCTGTGCTTGGTAATGACAGATACAATCGATTATTAAATAGGCTAAAAGAGATGAATTCTGCAGAATTAAAAAATATGAAGATCAACACGTTAGTGCAGCCCTGGTTTGAACTGATGGCTCAGGCAGATCGAATTCAAGGAGAGGAATACACCTATACCGCGCAGGCCCGCAAGGATTTTCTATTTGGTCTACAGGCAGACTCGGTAGCGGCGATATTGGGGGTTTTAGATGCAAAGACGCTGGAAAATTTAAAAGTGCTATTAGCGAAGAATGATAGCAACGGTGCGCGTGCTCTGTTGGTGGATATATTGAGGAAGGTGAATGCGAGCTGGCGGATAAACAATCCGTGGACGGATAATCCGTCACTTTTGCTCGACCCCTTTGATGTAGCCGAGGCAGGTGGAATAGGGGTAGGTGAGATAATGAAGGATGTAGTGGTGCTCAATGCGATTTTGCGGACATTGAACAAAAATGACGTGAATCTCCCCGCAGGGGTAAAGGAAGGCATTGATGCAGCGTTTAGTGCGGGGTTAGACGAAGTTCTGACGAATATGGAAGATACGAGTTTGCTAGCCGCGGCGATATCGCCAGAGAAGGCAGCTCAAGAGGCTAAGAAGCTTGCACTTGCCAATGCTGAAAAAGAACGGTCTGCTAAGGAAGTGCGAGAAAAGTTAGCAGGCACACGAACCACACCGTTATTAGATGTTTATGAAATGACAGAGACTATAAAGCAGGCAGTGAAAGACGAAAATGCTGCTGATTTGTTAGATATATTAGTAAATCGTCGTGGAGAATTACATGGGGAGCAGGAAAGGCTAGTAAAAATTGCCTTAATTGGACTTTGTGTAAATAATGAAACAATTTATACGAAAATTCAAACGGCAAAAGCAGTAGCATTTAGTGAAAAAAATAGAGATTTAACGAAAGCGCTTAATAATATAATGACAGAATCCTTAAAGATTCAGAAAGAAAAACTGTTTACAGGTAAACAGACTGCTGGGGAAATACGAGAAAAGATAGCAGCCAAACAATCCGCAGCGTTAACAAATTCTATGAAAATGAAAGAGACTATAAAGCAGGCAGTGAAAGACGAAAAAGCTGATGCTTTGTTAGATATATTAGTAAATCGTCGTGGAGAATTACAGGGGGAGCAGGAAGGTGCAGTAAAAGATGCCTTAATTGGACTTTGTGCAGCGGATGAAAAAGCCAGTCGCCTTGTAAGTTCTGAAAAACGAAAGGCCCAAAGAGCCAGCAAAAAAAGTTTAGTTGCTTTACTTGATGAAATTATAGATACATCAGAAGATCCAATGTATGGAATGACGCAAATTAACAAAGAAGATCAAGAATCCCTTGCTAAAAGAAAAGCTTCTACAGCGAAAATACTTTCTTTTGCGAAGAAGACAGCTGATAAAAAAGTTATAGCACAAAAAGGGTCTTCATTCACTAGTTTGAAATCCCTGTTGTTAGGATCGGACGATCCCAGACAGAAACTACAAGCATTCAACGAACTAAAAAGAAGATCTCAAAGTAATGAGTCGGTAGATAATGCACCAAAAGCAATTTCAGTTTTACAAGACGCAGTGTTAGGAGCAGCAAACATAAATAAAAATAAACTAATAACACGCGAACTGCGTTCGGACATCATTGACGTATTATTTAGTGTTGCAACTAACAGCGAAGTAAGAAAAAATATAGAAGATGATATAAGAACAAAAGCTCATAATGCTATAAAGGAGATAATGAATAAAACCAGGTCAGCTGCTGATAAGGCTGAAAAGAAGATATTTAATAGGACAGATGCTGATTTGGATGTTATTGCTATTAATAGTAAAGCTAAAATTGCTTTTAGTAAAATGGATTCTGTGAGAGATGAACTTGATCTGGCCGCTAAAAAGAAATTGGGGGCAGGCAAAAGTTTTAAGGATATTGCAAGAGATCTTGATAGAAGAGATGAAATTGCACCCGGAAGTAAGGTTAAAAGAGCTAGTATAAAAGCTCAAGTTATAAAATTAGTAAGAAATTCAATTGAAAAAAATATCGAAGGAGACAAGTTAACATTTACAATCAAAATTGATGGAAAAGAGGTTGCTTTAAGCATAAAGTCCGGAGAAATAAGTGAAACAGATTTCGCTCAGCCGATAGTTAAAAGAAATGCCGAGGGTAATATTACTCATGTTGATATAACGATTTCAGATAAAGATAAAGCAAAACTTATGTCAGATTTGGAGAGTAAGAAACCCGAGGAGTTTAAATCTGCTTTAGATATTCTTGCTGACCTTGTTTCTCACGAAATAGTTGAAGATAACATAAAAGTTTTCCTTGTGAGTAATTATTCCGGTGAAAATGATGAGTGGCATAACGGTGTTGCCCATGCTTTAATGGCGCGTATTGAAGGAGGTATTAATGATTTGAATATATATATGATGGATGAGTTTATGGATTTTTCTGATCTTGAAAAGATTGTCTATGAACATGAAGTTGATCCGACACATGAAGTATTTTTTAGATCGAGCTTAACAAGGATAAATAAATTCGAGAATGAAAACGCTGCAAAAGAATTTGTTAGAAATAAAGGAAAATATATTAAAGATATTTATGCGAATAAGGATATAGATTCTAAAAAGAAGATGGAGTTATTGAAAAACGTGGAAAAGATAACAAATTATGCTAAACTTCTGATCCTGTCAAAAACATTAAGTAAAGTGGCTTCTTCTTCTGAAAACATACGTATTATTAACGGAGTCTTTCAAGGTGAATTAAAAAGAGCAATTAAAAAAGGTGAATTATCAAGAGTGAATCAACTTGTTGTGGGTATGGGAAGAAATTTCACGACAGAAGGCACACAAAAAACTGTTTTTTCAATAATTGATATGATTATAGATAATCCAAAAAGAATAGATCAATTAGTTTATGACGAGTTTCACGGTCTAAAAATAGCAAAAGCAAAAGCAAAAGCAAAAGCAGAGAAGCCTTTAATAGAGTTATTGGAAGATTTTGATATTGATTATAATAAATTATCTGTTTCAGATAAAGAATCAGTTAAAAAAGTCAGTATAATTTTAGCCAATGCATTGGATAACAAAATCCCTCAAAATCTGAATACTGATTTATTTATCGGTGTGAATAAAAATGTTGCAAAAGCACTCATGAATATTATAAAGAAAAAGTCAATGGATCAAGGTGTGGATTTTGTAATCGGTCATTCAGATGGCTATGAGTTCAAAAATAATAAAGTTGCTGGGCTCGTGAAAATGTGGGTACTGGGCTTAAAAACGCAAAACCTTAAAAATGTTACAATTGTTAAAGCCGATGTGAAGAATGTGCCGAATAGAGTTGCCGATGTGTGGGTAGAGAAAGGATGGGCAAAAAAAGTTAATAATAAATATGTAATTACGAAAAATATGGGGTTAATGATAGGAACACAAAGCGCGATCGGGTTCAGTGAAATAATTGATAATGAGTCTTTGGGACAGCTAAGTTCATTTCTTGTGTCAAATGCCGATGGAGAACTTAAACGTGAAAATATTGAACTTATAGCCGAGATAGGATTACCTGAAATTGCTGAGATGTTAAAGACGGGAGATTTGGAGATACTTGATGTTCTAGATGTTGGTGTTGGTACACTTGATGATATTGAGAAATCTGCTAATACATTGATACACGCATAA
- a CDS encoding DUF4160 domain-containing protein — translation MPTISVFYGIIIRMYCSPGEHNPPHFHAYYQDNKAIIDINTCELKEGKLPLKQMKLVLAWAEIRKEDLLADWELASKGDLPFKIEPLK, via the coding sequence ATGCCGACAATTTCTGTGTTTTATGGAATTATTATTAGGATGTATTGTTCCCCGGGGGAACATAATCCCCCACATTTTCATGCGTATTATCAAGACAATAAAGCTATTATTGATATCAACACATGTGAATTAAAAGAAGGGAAATTACCATTAAAACAAATGAAACTTGTATTAGCATGGGCTGAAATACGTAAGGAAGATTTGCTGGCAGACTGGGAATTAGCATCAAAGGGGGATCTTCCATTTAAAATAGAACCATTGAAATAA
- a CDS encoding DUF2442 domain-containing protein, whose amino-acid sequence MYLSVVDVKPLEGYKLLLTFENKEIRAFDVSPYLSIGEFSKLKDISLFNTVAVKFDSIEWSNHLDLDPELLYQKSVRVL is encoded by the coding sequence ATGTATTTATCTGTAGTAGATGTAAAGCCATTAGAAGGATATAAATTGTTATTAACATTTGAAAATAAAGAAATCCGAGCTTTTGATGTATCTCCGTATTTAAGCATAGGAGAATTTTCCAAGCTAAAAGACATTTCTTTATTTAACACGGTAGCAGTGAAATTTGACTCTATTGAATGGAGTAATCATTTAGATTTGGATCCTGAATTATTGTATCAAAAAAGTGTCAGAGTGTTATAG
- a CDS encoding DUF86 domain-containing protein: protein MVDKTVIETLIKELKTTLDYLKSKLSISEDEYLTNIDIQAAVERKLEVAIQLSIDIGSQIISQQNFPYPNTYREIFSILSSQKVIPNELAGNLEKMAGFRNILVHDYVMIDSKEVYRILHNSLTDIEQYLKSIVEYIT, encoded by the coding sequence ATGGTAGACAAGACTGTTATAGAAACATTGATTAAAGAATTAAAAACGACGCTTGATTATTTAAAAAGCAAACTGAGCATTTCAGAAGATGAATACCTGACTAATATTGATATCCAAGCAGCCGTCGAACGTAAACTTGAAGTTGCCATACAGTTATCAATTGATATAGGATCCCAGATTATATCTCAACAGAATTTCCCTTATCCTAACACTTACAGGGAAATATTCAGCATACTCTCAAGCCAAAAAGTAATTCCAAATGAATTGGCTGGTAATCTGGAAAAAATGGCGGGTTTCAGAAATATTCTGGTACATGATTACGTAATGATAGATTCAAAAGAAGTTTACCGGATACTACACAATAGCCTGACAGACATCGAACAATACCTGAAATCAATTGTAGAATATATTACCTAA